The Streptomyces sp. HUAS CB01 genome has a segment encoding these proteins:
- a CDS encoding ABC transporter ATP-binding protein, with protein MPPTAGRQDGPAVVLDDVHKRYGAVRAVDGVSLTVPRGEFFGLLGPNGAGKTTLVEIMEGQRRADSGRVTVLGHAPWPRNPALLTRVGVQTQSSAFFVRLTAREHLRTVAALYRVDDAAAERALASVALTEQGGTRVDDLSGGQRQRLAIASALVHEPELIFLDEPTAALDPQARRALWQVLRDLKGEGRTIIHTTHHLDEAEELCDRVAILVDGRVAALDSPGRLIEQGSPTTRLLVPAARLDLETAQGIPGVERATLEGDSVVLETLDAGSVLAAVDALAGLRGVRTRTAGLEDVYLQLTGAPDPRA; from the coding sequence ATGCCCCCCACCGCCGGCCGGCAGGACGGCCCGGCCGTCGTCCTGGACGACGTGCACAAGCGCTACGGTGCCGTGCGGGCCGTCGACGGCGTGTCCCTGACCGTGCCACGCGGCGAGTTCTTCGGGCTGCTCGGACCCAACGGTGCCGGGAAGACCACCCTCGTGGAGATCATGGAGGGCCAGCGACGCGCCGACTCGGGCAGAGTCACCGTCCTCGGCCACGCGCCCTGGCCCCGGAACCCGGCACTCCTCACGCGTGTCGGCGTTCAGACCCAGTCGTCCGCGTTCTTCGTCCGGCTCACCGCGCGCGAGCATCTGCGCACCGTGGCCGCCCTGTACCGCGTGGACGACGCCGCCGCCGAGCGGGCACTGGCCTCCGTCGCCCTCACCGAGCAGGGCGGCACTCGCGTCGACGACCTCTCCGGCGGGCAGCGGCAGCGTCTCGCCATCGCCTCCGCGCTCGTCCACGAACCCGAGCTGATCTTCCTCGACGAGCCGACGGCGGCCCTCGACCCGCAGGCCCGAAGGGCCCTGTGGCAGGTACTGCGCGACCTCAAGGGCGAAGGCCGCACCATCATCCACACCACCCACCACCTGGACGAGGCGGAGGAGTTGTGCGACCGGGTCGCGATCCTCGTCGACGGCCGGGTCGCCGCGCTCGACAGCCCGGGCCGGCTCATCGAACAGGGCAGCCCCACGACGCGGCTGCTCGTGCCCGCCGCACGGCTGGACCTGGAGACGGCCCAGGGCATCCCGGGTGTCGAACGCGCCACTCTCGAAGGCGACTCGGTCGTCCTGGAGACCCTCGACGCCGGCAGTGTCCTCGCCGCCGTGGACGCGCTCGCCGGACTCCGCGGCGTCCGGACCCGCACCGCCGGCCTGGAGGACGTCTACCTCCAGCTGACCGGCGCACCCGACCCCCGCGCGTAG
- a CDS encoding TOMM precursor leader peptide-binding protein → MTTTAGAPAAPPLGRATARLQEALTALRTALGDAALPAPLVAPLGAADVLGTGAPDPHADARPRANVQLTARAVLIGPWGGAGEPVCGQCLAMRWQRLRSRSEREALERGRTPHGAAAWPLLTPYALDAVWAVYRAVLGGDVSPPAAAPADRALPQVTRVDLGTLATVTFPLLPEPLCPACVTTVPETADAARLRLLSAPKPDPGRYRLRPASSYALPEQALANPVCGAIGARTWINPASTTTAPVAGTNFVRGYAGLNDVTWSGQANSYAASRTLAQLEGLERYAGTHRRRGTTPVTASYDSLVARGTPAVDPAVRGLYAPETYANDPLVSPFDPAREIPWVWGHSLRDDRPVLVPARLAHYSAGVDADNFVFECSNGCATGGSPEEAILFALLELVERDAFLLAWYGRAPLTAIDLGTCRRASIRAMIDRAALHGYDVLAHDTTMDLAVPVVTALAVRRDGGPGTLSFGAAAGFDPEETVESALSEVLTYIPHLPHQVAERRGELLDMSRDYTKVLHLKDHAQLFGLPEMAHHAREFLEPVDVRPLDGAFREWTASVRPRTGDLRDDVRFLAGRICDAGHDVVVVDQTTPEQRRMGLYTVAMVVPGILPLDFGWSRQRALLMPRLRTGLRDAGRRPDTLPDAEIKAVPHPFP, encoded by the coding sequence ATGACGACCACCGCCGGGGCCCCCGCCGCGCCGCCGCTGGGACGGGCCACCGCCCGCCTCCAGGAGGCACTCACCGCACTCCGCACGGCACTCGGGGATGCCGCCCTCCCCGCACCGCTCGTCGCCCCCCTCGGTGCCGCGGACGTCCTCGGCACCGGCGCCCCCGATCCTCACGCGGACGCACGCCCCCGGGCGAACGTCCAACTGACCGCGCGCGCCGTCCTGATCGGCCCCTGGGGCGGCGCCGGCGAACCGGTGTGCGGGCAGTGCCTCGCCATGCGCTGGCAACGCCTGCGCAGCCGCTCCGAACGCGAGGCACTCGAACGCGGCCGCACCCCGCACGGAGCCGCGGCCTGGCCGCTGCTCACCCCGTACGCCCTCGACGCCGTGTGGGCCGTCTACCGGGCAGTCCTGGGCGGGGACGTCTCCCCGCCGGCCGCGGCACCGGCCGACCGCGCCCTGCCCCAGGTGACCCGGGTCGACCTGGGGACCCTCGCCACCGTGACCTTCCCGCTGCTGCCCGAACCCCTCTGCCCGGCCTGCGTCACGACCGTCCCCGAGACCGCGGACGCCGCCCGGCTCCGGCTGCTGTCCGCCCCCAAACCGGACCCCGGCCGCTACCGGCTCCGCCCCGCCTCGTCGTACGCGCTCCCCGAACAGGCGCTCGCCAACCCCGTCTGCGGCGCAATCGGCGCCCGCACCTGGATCAATCCCGCCTCGACCACCACCGCGCCCGTCGCCGGAACCAACTTCGTCCGCGGCTACGCCGGCCTCAACGACGTCACCTGGAGCGGCCAGGCCAACAGCTACGCCGCCAGCCGTACGCTCGCCCAACTGGAGGGCCTGGAGCGCTACGCGGGCACCCACCGCCGCCGCGGCACCACCCCCGTGACGGCCTCGTACGACTCCCTCGTCGCACGGGGCACCCCCGCCGTGGACCCCGCGGTGCGCGGTCTGTACGCCCCGGAGACCTATGCGAACGACCCGCTCGTCAGCCCCTTCGACCCGGCCCGGGAGATCCCCTGGGTCTGGGGCCATTCGCTGCGTGACGACCGGCCGGTGCTCGTCCCCGCCCGCCTCGCCCACTACAGCGCCGGGGTGGACGCCGACAACTTCGTCTTCGAGTGCTCCAACGGCTGTGCGACCGGCGGCAGTCCGGAGGAAGCGATCCTCTTCGCCCTGCTGGAGCTCGTGGAACGGGACGCCTTCCTGCTCGCCTGGTACGGGCGCGCCCCGCTCACCGCGATCGACCTCGGCACCTGCCGGCGCGCCTCGATCCGCGCCATGATCGACCGGGCGGCGCTGCACGGCTACGACGTCCTTGCCCACGACACCACCATGGACCTGGCCGTACCCGTCGTCACCGCCCTCGCCGTCCGCCGCGACGGCGGCCCCGGGACCCTGTCCTTCGGTGCCGCGGCCGGGTTCGACCCCGAGGAGACCGTCGAGTCCGCGCTCTCGGAGGTGCTCACGTACATCCCGCACCTGCCGCACCAGGTGGCCGAGCGCCGCGGTGAACTCCTCGACATGTCCCGCGACTACACCAAGGTGCTCCATCTGAAGGACCACGCCCAGCTGTTCGGCCTGCCGGAAATGGCGCACCACGCACGGGAGTTCCTGGAACCCGTGGACGTGCGGCCGCTCGACGGGGCGTTCCGCGAGTGGACGGCCTCCGTACGGCCGCGCACCGGCGACCTCCGCGACGACGTGCGCTTCCTGGCCGGGCGGATCTGCGACGCCGGCCACGACGTCGTCGTCGTGGACCAGACGACACCGGAGCAGCGCCGGATGGGGCTGTACACGGTCGCCATGGTCGTCCCGGGCATCCTGCCGCTCGACTTCGGCTGGTCGCGGCAGCGGGCGCTGCTGATGCCCCGGCTGCGGACCGGGCTGCGGGACGCGGGACGGCGGCCGGACACGCTGCCCGACGCGGAGATCAAGGCCGTGCCGCACCCGTTCCCGTGA
- a CDS encoding ABC transporter permease, producing the protein MSAYAALTTAGYRAYTRDRTTIFFTFAFPLLFLVVFGLIFSGQDVEQSGRPYIDHIAPGVLAWGVGNAAVFGVAFVLMQWRRDDILRLIRMTPTPVSAVIASRYVLAVAVGVVQAVLFVAVAMLPFFGLGVSGSWPLALPVLVLGITAFLMLGVIVGSYAKTPEAVAAVANCLMIPMAFLSGSFLPLDMMPDWMQTLSRALPLRYLNDGVSGALTGGSTGGVLLDCGVLAGFAVVLGAVALRTFRWSDRT; encoded by the coding sequence ATGAGCGCCTACGCCGCGCTGACCACGGCCGGATACCGGGCCTACACCCGGGACCGGACCACGATCTTCTTCACCTTCGCCTTCCCCCTGCTGTTCCTCGTCGTCTTCGGCCTGATCTTCAGCGGCCAGGACGTCGAACAGAGCGGCCGGCCGTACATCGACCACATCGCCCCCGGCGTGCTGGCCTGGGGCGTCGGCAACGCCGCCGTCTTCGGGGTCGCGTTCGTGCTGATGCAGTGGCGCCGCGACGACATCCTGCGCCTCATCCGGATGACGCCGACGCCCGTCTCCGCGGTCATCGCCTCCCGCTATGTGCTGGCGGTCGCCGTCGGTGTCGTCCAGGCCGTCCTGTTCGTCGCCGTGGCCATGCTGCCGTTCTTCGGGCTGGGCGTCTCCGGGAGCTGGCCGCTGGCGCTGCCCGTGCTCGTCCTCGGCATCACGGCGTTCCTCATGCTGGGAGTGATCGTCGGCTCGTACGCGAAGACCCCCGAGGCCGTCGCCGCCGTCGCCAACTGCCTGATGATCCCGATGGCTTTCCTGTCCGGTTCGTTCCTCCCGCTCGACATGATGCCGGACTGGATGCAGACCCTGTCCCGGGCGCTGCCGCTGCGCTACCTCAACGACGGTGTCTCCGGGGCGCTCACGGGAGGGAGCACCGGCGGAGTCCTCCTCGACTGCGGTGTGCTCGCCGGCTTCGCCGTGGTGCTCGGCGCTGTCGCCCTCCGTACGTTCCGCTGGAGCGACAGGACATGA
- a CDS encoding peptidase M50 produces MTAPAVPARHRPALRPGVLLSGPLLHGPDLVHLIKDTGSGQSFKVGPREHFLISRMDGTRTLEEIGADYAGRFGRRLGDSHWRSLLALLGTRDLLAGRAGTTTVPGGPASPPAATTATRTPAAQPAAATSPAPPVPAAEPADAPRGLMRGSVRLVADADATATRLHRLTRYLLSPAAVLPLLALTVLMEATLALRLGELLDDTTALFTAPALLLAVATLLWLSTALHELAHGVLAHHHGGRVSEIGLRWRLPVVIMYCTVDDFLHLPGRRGRIATAGAGAAANLLFLLPFFAVWALAPLDDTTRQALGALLLLGSVQAFTMLLPLPPLDGYRIAAQLLGATGLAASTAVYLGLLLRRDPAAARYPRRARRAYAAYGATVALTLVLLAAAASGVAHHYLTTAP; encoded by the coding sequence GTGACCGCCCCGGCCGTCCCGGCGCGCCACCGTCCCGCGCTCCGCCCCGGGGTGCTGCTCAGCGGACCGCTCCTCCACGGACCCGACCTCGTCCACCTGATCAAGGACACCGGAAGCGGGCAGTCGTTCAAGGTCGGCCCCCGGGAACACTTCCTGATCTCCCGGATGGACGGCACCCGGACCCTGGAGGAGATAGGGGCCGACTACGCGGGCCGGTTCGGGCGGCGCCTGGGCGACTCCCACTGGCGCTCCCTGCTGGCGCTGCTCGGCACCCGCGATCTCCTCGCGGGCCGCGCCGGGACGACCACCGTGCCCGGCGGTCCCGCTTCTCCCCCGGCCGCAACCACCGCCACCCGTACACCCGCTGCGCAGCCTGCGGCCGCCACCTCCCCGGCGCCGCCCGTGCCGGCCGCCGAACCAGCCGACGCACCCCGTGGGCTGATGCGCGGCAGCGTCCGCCTCGTCGCCGACGCGGACGCGACCGCGACCCGGCTGCACCGCCTCACCCGCTACCTGCTCTCCCCGGCCGCGGTGCTGCCCCTGCTGGCGCTCACCGTCCTCATGGAGGCCACACTGGCGCTGCGTCTCGGGGAACTGCTCGACGACACCACCGCCCTGTTCACCGCGCCGGCCCTCCTCCTCGCGGTCGCCACCCTGCTGTGGCTGAGCACGGCCCTGCACGAACTCGCCCACGGAGTGCTCGCGCACCACCACGGCGGACGTGTCTCCGAGATCGGGCTGCGCTGGCGACTCCCGGTGGTCATCATGTACTGCACCGTGGACGACTTCCTCCATCTGCCCGGCAGGCGCGGCAGAATCGCCACCGCCGGCGCGGGTGCCGCGGCGAACCTGCTGTTCCTCCTGCCGTTCTTCGCCGTCTGGGCACTCGCCCCGCTCGACGACACCACCCGGCAGGCGCTCGGCGCGCTGCTCCTGCTGGGCAGCGTGCAGGCCTTCACGATGCTCCTCCCGCTGCCGCCCCTCGACGGGTACAGGATCGCCGCACAACTCCTGGGCGCCACCGGACTCGCGGCCTCGACGGCCGTTTACCTGGGGCTCCTGCTCCGGCGCGATCCGGCCGCCGCGCGCTATCCACGGCGCGCCCGGCGCGCCTACGCCGCCTACGGGGCGACCGTCGCACTGACCCTCGTCCTGCTCGCGGCCGCCGCGTCGGGTGTCGCCCACCACTACCTGACCACCGCGCCATGA
- a CDS encoding thiazolylpeptide-type bacteriocin codes for MTPKPELATLADEILELESETFEISDYSDAAEVVLAGSTSCSSTSTCSSTTSTTSCSA; via the coding sequence ATGACCCCGAAGCCCGAACTCGCCACGCTCGCCGACGAGATCCTGGAGCTGGAGTCCGAGACCTTCGAGATCTCGGACTACTCGGACGCCGCCGAGGTCGTCCTGGCCGGTTCGACGTCGTGTTCCTCCACGTCGACCTGCTCCAGCACCACCAGCACCACCTCCTGCAGCGCCTGA